The genomic segment GATGTTGCGGTGGACGAACAGGTCTCCAGGCGACAACCCCAGTAGTTGGTTTGAAGCGACCCGGCTGTCCGAACAGCCCATCCACAGGTATTGCGGCTGCTGCCCAAGTGCCTGACGCTGAAAGAACTCCGGGTCCTCGTCGACGACTTCAGCCGCCCATTGACGATTGCTCTCAAGAAGATGGTCAAGCATAGGGTCCCCGTTCGCCTTCCTGCATTCCACAATTGACCTGAAAGTTACGCCGGAACGATCCCGGTACGAAATATCACGGACTGACATATTGAATTGAGCCGGCCGGCAAAAACGACGACGCCAACCATAATCGGTCAGACCGGCGCACTCATGCGGGCGCGCAAGAATTCTGCGATTCGGCCGCCACGTTTCTCCCACGTGTACAGGCTTGCGTCGTCTCGGGCCTGCGATCCCAGGCGGTCTGATTCGCGAGGATCAGACATCAGCCTCGCCAGGGCGGCCGCGCAAGCGTCGACATCATCGGGCGGCACCAGCACAGCATTCTTCCCGTCCTCCAGAATCTCACCCAGATCCGGGAGATCCGCTGCAACGATCGGGCGACCCGATGCCAGGTACAGATACGTTTTCATCGGTAGCACGGTCCTGTGAAAGCGCTCGAGCGGCCCCGCCGTCGGTGGAATGATCAGACAATCCGCCGCGTACAGATACGTACTGACGTTCGCCGGAGAGACTCGCGGAAGCAATCGAACATTGCTAACACCCAGGTCCTCGATCAATTTGGCAAAGTGCCGCTCATCATCTGAACCAGCGATCGCACCGACAATGAGAAACGTTGCATCGGTGACTTGCCTCGCAATGTGCAGAAGGATGTCGACACCCTTCTTTGGGTTCACGTGTCCCGTATAACAAACAAGCCTATCGTGTACGTCGATCCCAAGTGCCCGGCGAGCTTCCTCTTTCGACTGGACCGGCGTCATCACGGAGGGTGAGTATCCGTTGTGGGCTACGAGCACGCGCTCGCTGTCAACTCCGGCCTTCACGAAGTAGTCTGCGGCCAGCCGCGAATGCGTCACGACGCCCATCAGCAACGGATGTTTGTAGACCAGTTTTCGGAACGGAGCGAACCGTCGCAGCAAGTTGACGTCCGTGCGATACGTCTCGAATACGGACGGCATGCCAAGGGTCAGTGTCAGCGCGAGGGCATAGAGATCGCGAGTGTAGACCAGGTCGTACCCCACCCTCCGGGCGTGAAAGGGCGCTGAAACATCATGCGCTGCCCGGCGCACGTTTCCCTGCACGAACGGAGGCCGCCAGACCGGAACGAGGCCGACTCGATCCAAAAGCTCGTCGGACACCGAGCCGTAGAACCTGCGGATACTATCCTTTGGGTCAGTCTTCCCGTCGTCTTTGTCCCGGCGAGAGGCGGGAACGATCAGATCGATTTCCAGACCCTGCCTGGCCATCATCGAAACCGTCCACACCAACTGTTCGGTACTCGTCTCCGCAGACGGGAGCGGTTCATGTGTCAGATATCCGATTCGCAATAAATCTGTCCTCTGTTCGTTATCTGGATCCACGTTGCGATGTGCCTTCCGACCGCGGGGATTCGGATCTTTTCAACAAAAGGCGGGTTTTGCCAGCCCACACCAGGTACTGAGTAGTGACTAACAAGTTAGTCAATCGGTGTCGTACGATTGACGCACTGACATCGCCACTCAGCAAATGAGAGTCCGACACCGGGCCACGCGCGCGACAGAGTTCGCCGAGAGACCGATCTCCGTAATGCCCGCCTGCTTCGTCCGAGTGCGACGCGTAGCATCAAGACAGATCGGGTCACGGCAAGAACTCTCTATGACCGCTGCGTATCATCCGCATTCCTCCATTTACCAGTTGCAAGTGCCCTTGAATCCTCGAACGCCACTAAGCCATCCCACGGCACGCTTTTTGAAGCGGCAAACGTACATCTAGTAGAAAACGAGAAATGGTCAGGTACGCCCTAGTTATTAGAGTTATCCTCTTCGCAGGTGTTCTTTCCTTGCAGTGGATGGGTACGTCGTTAGGACAGTCTGCGACGTCCGGCAGTCTGCAGGATCGTGCCCTTAGTGTTGCCGATTTCAACAAGATGGCGGACGACGCACGAAATGCGGGTCGCTATGACGAGGAGTCGGCGATTCTCATCGCAACCAACCGGGCCTTTCCCGATGACGTCCATGTTCTGTGGAGATTGACGCGATCGGCTGTAGAAGCTGGTGAACTGGCTGATTCGCGAGACACCAGGCGCCGGCGCTTCTTTGAAGCGATGCAATACGGGAAGATGGCCGTTCGTGCGGACAGCACACATCACCTTGGCTACATCTGGCTCGCGATATCGGAAGCGGCGGTGGCAAGCGTAGAGGGAATCAAGACGAAGGTCCGGCTATCGTGGAACATCAGACAGCACGCTGAGAAGGCCATCTCGCTCAATCCCGATTTTGATTCGGGCTATCATATTCTCGCGCGGTGGCATTACGAGGTTGCCGGAATCGGAGGCGTCAAGCGCGCACTCGCTCGAGCCTTTGTCGGCGAACTTCCGGAGGCATCGTATGACGAGTCAATCCGTCTGTACCGGCAAGCAATCGCGATCAACGATCTGATCCATCACCGACTCGCTCTGGTTCAGACGTACATACGGGCTGGACGGGATGAAGAGGCACGTCGTGAGCTCAATCTGATCATCGACAGGCCCAGCGAAAAGCGCCTCGATGACAAGCACAAAGAGGAGGCCAGAAAGCTCCTCGCGGCCCTCGACTAGTCGGCTGAACCCTGGCTATCGGCCAGCCTGATTATACGATGCGGTGCTCGAGGATATGCTCGGGAAGAATGTCCTCCGCCTGGGCGCGCAAGATGTACGACGCATTGAGCACAATTGCGGTCAGGAGCCCGGCGATCCCGATAACGAGGAACCACGGAATCAGACGA from the Rhodothermales bacterium genome contains:
- a CDS encoding glycosyltransferase, with the translated sequence MRIGYLTHEPLPSAETSTEQLVWTVSMMARQGLEIDLIVPASRRDKDDGKTDPKDSIRRFYGSVSDELLDRVGLVPVWRPPFVQGNVRRAAHDVSAPFHARRVGYDLVYTRDLYALALTLTLGMPSVFETYRTDVNLLRRFAPFRKLVYKHPLLMGVVTHSRLAADYFVKAGVDSERVLVAHNGYSPSVMTPVQSKEEARRALGIDVHDRLVCYTGHVNPKKGVDILLHIARQVTDATFLIVGAIAGSDDERHFAKLIEDLGVSNVRLLPRVSPANVSTYLYAADCLIIPPTAGPLERFHRTVLPMKTYLYLASGRPIVAADLPDLGEILEDGKNAVLVPPDDVDACAAALARLMSDPRESDRLGSQARDDASLYTWEKRGGRIAEFLRARMSAPV